Proteins encoded by one window of Chroogloeocystis siderophila 5.2 s.c.1:
- a CDS encoding NAD(P)(+) transhydrogenase (Re/Si-specific) subunit beta, translating into MSDFLPTGIQLSYLVAASLFIVGLKKLGSPATARQGNFLAAVGMLLAVVATLLDRQVLSYEMILVGLAVGSLIGAIAAQKVAMTAMPQMVGLLNGLGGAASALVAVAEFWRLRGTSQAIPLDANVSMLLDVFIGGVTFTGSMIAFAKLQGLISGSPVTFPLQQPINALLLVGFVVGSGYLLVSPENLPIFLAVAGISLLLGVLFVLPIGGGDMPVVISLLNSLSGLAASAAGFVVMNNMLIIAGALVGASGLILTQIMCKAMNRSLASVLFGSFGKAGVSGGSGTEDKTVHSIDPEEGAMMLGYARSVVIVPGYGMAVAQAQHSVRELADQLEKMGVEVKYAIHPVAGRMPGHMNVLLAEANVPYPQLYDMDDINPQFEQTDVALVIGANDVVNPAARSDAASPIYGMPILEVDRAKHTIVIKRGMSTGFAGVDNDLFYKDKTMMLFGSAKDVVAKLVSEVKQL; encoded by the coding sequence GTGAGTGACTTTCTACCAACAGGAATTCAGTTAAGTTATTTAGTCGCGGCTTCGTTATTTATCGTCGGTTTAAAGAAATTAGGTTCGCCTGCTACCGCGCGTCAAGGTAATTTCTTAGCCGCAGTCGGGATGTTGCTTGCGGTTGTAGCAACGCTGCTCGATCGGCAGGTGCTGAGCTATGAAATGATCTTAGTCGGGTTAGCAGTTGGTTCGTTGATTGGGGCGATCGCGGCGCAAAAAGTTGCCATGACCGCGATGCCACAAATGGTAGGCTTGTTGAACGGACTTGGTGGCGCGGCTTCTGCGCTTGTCGCCGTCGCTGAGTTTTGGCGATTGAGGGGAACATCGCAAGCCATCCCTCTTGATGCCAACGTCTCGATGCTGTTGGATGTGTTTATCGGTGGCGTCACGTTTACTGGTAGTATGATTGCCTTTGCTAAGTTGCAAGGTTTAATCAGCGGTTCTCCCGTGACATTTCCCCTACAGCAACCGATTAATGCCTTACTTTTAGTTGGTTTTGTTGTTGGTAGCGGATATTTATTAGTCTCCCCCGAAAATTTACCAATATTCTTAGCAGTAGCAGGAATTTCCTTGCTCCTCGGCGTGCTATTTGTCTTACCGATTGGTGGCGGCGATATGCCAGTCGTGATTTCGCTGTTGAACTCATTATCAGGTTTAGCGGCGAGTGCGGCTGGTTTTGTCGTGATGAACAATATGCTAATCATCGCGGGTGCTTTAGTAGGCGCATCGGGATTGATTTTGACGCAGATCATGTGTAAGGCAATGAACCGCTCATTGGCAAGCGTCTTGTTCGGCTCGTTTGGTAAGGCGGGCGTCTCTGGTGGTAGTGGTACAGAAGATAAAACTGTCCACAGCATTGATCCCGAAGAAGGCGCAATGATGTTAGGTTATGCGCGATCGGTAGTGATTGTTCCTGGCTACGGTATGGCAGTCGCGCAAGCACAGCACAGCGTTCGTGAATTGGCAGATCAACTCGAAAAAATGGGCGTGGAGGTTAAGTATGCAATTCACCCCGTTGCAGGAAGAATGCCAGGACATATGAATGTGTTACTCGCCGAGGCAAACGTACCATATCCGCAGTTGTACGACATGGATGATATCAATCCCCAGTTTGAGCAAACCGATGTCGCGTTAGTCATTGGGGCAAATGATGTCGTGAATCCCGCCGCGCGTAGCGATGCTGCTAGCCCAATTTATGGAATGCCAATTTTAGAAGTCGATCGCGCTAAGCACACAATCGTCATTAAGCGAGGGATGAGTACTGGCTTTGCTGGGGTTGATAACGATTTGTTTTACAAAGATAAAACAATGATGCTCTTTGGCAGTGCGAAAGATGTCGTCGCGAAGTTGGTTTCTGAAGTGAAGCAGCTTTAG
- a CDS encoding AAA family ATPase: MSFHDEFELLLRARYSLIYIPTFEEERVELAVREVAQRQGNRAIYIWDFVDGYTANPNDAGFGRRNPLQALELVEKLPVSAPAVFILRDFHRFLEDVSVCRKLRNLAKLLKSQPKNIVILSPKVAIPEDLSEVLTVLEFPLPTAPEIKVEIERLFAATGQSLTGKVLDELVRSCQGLSMERIRRVLARAIATHGQIQPEDVELVLQEKRQTIRQTQILDFYPATEKISDIGGLDNLKDWLLRRGGAFTERARTYGLPHPRGLLLVGIQGTGKSLTAKAIAHHWHLPLLRLDVGRLFGGLVGESESRTRQMIQVAEALSPCILWIDEIDKAFAGIGGKGDAGTTSRVFGTFITWLAEKTSPVFVVATANDIQSLPPEMLRKGRFDEIFFVGLPTQEERKAIFTVHLSRLRPHNIKNYDIERLAYETPDFSGAEIEQTLIEAMHIGFSQNRDFTTDDILEAASQIIPLARTAQEQIEFLQEWAAAGKARLASKHSTLSSRIQRQLQ, translated from the coding sequence ATGAGCTTCCACGATGAGTTTGAATTGCTACTGCGCGCCCGCTACTCTTTGATTTATATTCCCACCTTTGAAGAAGAACGCGTAGAACTAGCAGTTCGGGAAGTAGCACAGCGTCAAGGCAATCGGGCAATTTATATTTGGGACTTTGTCGATGGATACACCGCGAATCCTAATGATGCAGGTTTTGGTCGTCGTAACCCGCTACAAGCGCTGGAGTTAGTTGAAAAACTGCCGGTATCAGCACCAGCGGTATTTATTTTGCGCGACTTTCATCGCTTTTTAGAAGACGTGTCGGTTTGCCGGAAGTTGCGTAATTTAGCAAAGCTGTTGAAGTCGCAACCTAAAAATATCGTTATTCTTTCGCCAAAAGTGGCAATTCCTGAAGATTTAAGCGAAGTTTTAACCGTTTTAGAGTTTCCGCTACCCACAGCACCAGAAATTAAAGTAGAAATCGAACGGTTGTTCGCAGCCACAGGACAGTCACTGACAGGAAAAGTGCTTGATGAATTAGTTCGTTCGTGTCAAGGGCTATCGATGGAGCGCATCCGGCGCGTTTTGGCAAGAGCAATCGCCACGCATGGGCAAATTCAGCCGGAAGATGTCGAACTTGTGTTGCAAGAAAAGCGACAAACGATTCGGCAAACCCAAATTCTCGACTTTTACCCTGCTACGGAAAAGATTTCGGATATTGGGGGATTAGATAATCTGAAAGATTGGTTATTGCGGAGGGGTGGGGCATTTACCGAACGCGCGCGAACTTATGGTTTACCGCACCCACGCGGCTTGTTGTTAGTGGGAATTCAGGGAACAGGAAAGTCACTCACTGCCAAAGCGATCGCGCATCACTGGCATTTACCTCTACTACGGTTAGACGTCGGACGTTTGTTTGGTGGCTTAGTTGGCGAGTCTGAGTCGCGTACGCGACAAATGATTCAAGTTGCGGAAGCTTTGTCGCCTTGCATTTTGTGGATTGATGAGATTGATAAAGCGTTTGCGGGTATTGGTGGGAAAGGCGACGCTGGTACGACAAGTCGCGTATTTGGTACATTCATCACCTGGCTTGCGGAAAAAACATCGCCAGTGTTTGTTGTCGCTACCGCTAATGATATTCAATCGCTGCCACCCGAAATGCTGCGTAAAGGACGTTTTGATGAAATCTTCTTTGTGGGTTTACCAACTCAAGAAGAACGCAAAGCAATTTTTACCGTTCATTTATCGCGACTGCGCCCTCACAATATTAAAAATTACGACATCGAACGCTTAGCTTACGAAACACCTGACTTTTCCGGCGCAGAAATTGAGCAAACGCTGATCGAAGCAATGCATATTGGTTTTAGTCAAAACCGCGACTTTACCACCGACGATATTTTAGAAGCTGCTAGCCAAATTATTCCGCTAGCACGAACTGCGCAAGAGCAAATTGAGTTTCTCCAAGAATGGGCTGCGGCGGGTAAAGCGCGCTTAGCATCAAAACACAGCACTTTGAGTAGCCGTATTCAGCGGCAGTTGCAATGA
- the rpmH gene encoding 50S ribosomal protein L34 — MMKRTLEGTNRKRKRTSGFRARMRTPDGQNVIKARRRKGRHRLTV, encoded by the coding sequence ATTATGAAGCGCACTTTAGAAGGTACTAACCGCAAACGAAAAAGAACCTCTGGTTTCCGCGCTCGGATGCGAACCCCAGATGGACAAAATGTCATAAAAGCCCGCAGAAGAAAAGGACGTCATCGGTTAACGGTTTAG
- a CDS encoding Re/Si-specific NAD(P)(+) transhydrogenase subunit alpha: protein MRLAVAKEIEVGERRVALVPDTVARLVKQGIEVLVEAGAGESAFFTNTDYETAGAKIINDTDTLWQEADILLKVGIPKEREDGRLEIDLLREGAVIVSFLNPLGEPAIAQRLAQKQITALSMEMIPRTTRAQSMDALSSQASIAGYKAVLIAAAALPKYFPMLTTAAGTIAPAKVFIMGAGVAGLQAIATARRLGAVVEAFDIRPAVKEEVQSLGAKFVEVQLNEDTVADGGYAKEVSEAAKQRTQEVVAEHIKQSDVVITTAQVPGKKAPLLVTEDMVVNMKPGSVIVDLAAEQGGNCACTEPGKDVQRNGVTIIGPINLPSSMPVHASQLYSKNLSSLVQLLIKDGNLDINFADDIVSAACITHAGEIRNQRVKEALATLSSATAG from the coding sequence ATGAGATTAGCAGTTGCAAAAGAAATTGAAGTTGGCGAACGTCGTGTTGCTTTAGTACCGGATACTGTCGCTCGATTAGTTAAACAAGGAATTGAAGTATTGGTAGAAGCAGGTGCGGGCGAAAGCGCCTTTTTCACAAATACAGACTACGAAACCGCAGGCGCAAAAATTATTAACGACACAGATACTTTGTGGCAGGAAGCTGATATTCTCCTCAAAGTAGGAATACCTAAAGAGCGCGAAGATGGGCGCTTAGAAATAGATTTATTGCGTGAAGGCGCAGTTATAGTTAGCTTCTTAAATCCGTTAGGCGAACCTGCGATCGCCCAGCGTTTGGCACAAAAACAAATTACCGCGCTGAGTATGGAAATGATCCCACGCACAACTAGAGCGCAAAGCATGGATGCATTATCATCACAGGCATCGATTGCGGGATACAAAGCCGTATTAATTGCCGCCGCCGCACTACCAAAATACTTTCCGATGCTGACAACAGCAGCAGGGACAATCGCGCCAGCTAAAGTATTTATCATGGGTGCGGGAGTTGCAGGGTTACAGGCGATCGCTACCGCCAGACGCTTGGGCGCTGTGGTAGAGGCTTTTGATATTCGCCCCGCCGTTAAAGAAGAAGTTCAAAGCTTAGGAGCGAAATTTGTTGAAGTACAACTTAACGAAGATACTGTAGCCGATGGCGGATACGCGAAAGAAGTGTCAGAAGCCGCTAAGCAGCGGACGCAAGAAGTTGTCGCCGAACACATCAAGCAATCTGACGTTGTGATTACAACCGCACAAGTTCCTGGCAAAAAAGCCCCGCTACTCGTGACGGAAGACATGGTGGTAAACATGAAACCAGGTTCAGTGATTGTCGATCTTGCCGCTGAACAAGGTGGAAACTGTGCTTGCACCGAACCAGGTAAAGACGTGCAACGCAATGGCGTGACAATTATTGGTCCTATCAATTTACCTTCATCGATGCCCGTTCACGCTAGTCAACTGTATTCTAAAAACCTGTCTTCGCTCGTTCAACTGCTGATCAAAGATGGCAACTTAGACATAAATTTTGCAGACGATATTGTCAGTGCTGCTTGTATCACACACGCGGGTGAAATTCGCAATCAACGCGTAAAAGAAGCTTTGGCAACGTTGAGTAGTGCTACAGCGGGGTAA
- a CDS encoding PH domain-containing protein, which yields MGIREDVFFEGGPHIGDLIINLLIGLTLIGLPLTVGAIVRALWLRYRITSRRITVTGGWQGRDRTDVIYAEIVKIVKVPRGVGLWGDMVLTLRDGSRLELRAVPKFREIYDYINEQVAAKKVGAA from the coding sequence ATGGGCATTCGTGAGGACGTATTTTTTGAAGGCGGACCGCATATTGGAGATCTTATTATTAATTTACTCATTGGATTAACGTTAATTGGTCTACCGCTAACAGTTGGAGCGATTGTCCGCGCCTTGTGGCTGCGCTATCGCATTACAAGTCGCCGCATTACGGTAACGGGAGGGTGGCAAGGACGAGATCGCACGGATGTAATTTATGCGGAAATAGTTAAAATTGTTAAAGTTCCTAGAGGTGTCGGCTTGTGGGGAGATATGGTACTCACGCTCAGAGACGGCAGCCGATTGGAATTACGCGCGGTTCCCAAGTTTCGCGAGATTTACGACTATATCAACGAGCAAGTCGCTGCCAAGAAAGTAGGTGCAGCATAG
- a CDS encoding DUF2808 domain-containing protein, giving the protein MVATQVSMRRAISALAVTGCLIAGFPAISLAQSLPGFTIFSGVRRENQLPFRLDFGGQANGWDRYRLRIPGNKLNLAVAQFTVSYPENYRGKFDTDRIEVRVRGKSVPLQEVRWDQENRVVEIFPVEPVPANTRTEIVFSNVRNPTFGGMYYFNCQIQTPGDVPLLRYVGTWILSIT; this is encoded by the coding sequence ATGGTAGCCACACAAGTATCTATGCGTCGTGCAATTTCTGCTTTAGCCGTTACTGGTTGTTTAATTGCTGGGTTTCCTGCTATTTCCCTTGCCCAGTCCTTGCCTGGTTTTACAATATTTAGCGGCGTCAGACGCGAGAACCAGTTGCCTTTTCGCCTAGATTTTGGTGGACAAGCTAATGGCTGGGATCGCTACCGTTTGCGTATTCCAGGAAATAAACTGAATCTTGCTGTTGCTCAGTTTACAGTTTCCTATCCCGAAAACTATCGCGGTAAGTTTGACACAGACCGAATTGAAGTCCGTGTTAGAGGAAAAAGTGTACCACTACAAGAAGTAAGATGGGATCAAGAAAACCGCGTTGTGGAAATCTTCCCAGTCGAACCTGTACCAGCTAATACGCGTACGGAAATTGTCTTTTCTAACGTCAGAAATCCTACCTTTGGTGGGATGTACTATTTCAACTGCCAGATTCAAACACCTGGAGATGTCCCGCTGCTACGCTATGTAGGCACGTGGATTTTGAGTATCACTTAA
- a CDS encoding protein jag: protein MTEDTRMQRGQIWLETLLQLMGVSPSVEAHLEVYQVEGAEEPDSYWLTIDATQLTPEQIEILIGSEGSVLDAIQYLANATLNLNQSPADQASYTVELDGYRVRRQAEVQAIAQAAAEQVRASGQEVEIKSLSSAERRQVHTFLKTFPDLETFSKGKEPHRHLVVRQLQ from the coding sequence ATGACAGAGGATACGCGTATGCAGCGGGGTCAAATATGGCTAGAAACGCTGCTTCAGCTGATGGGTGTGTCGCCGAGTGTGGAGGCACACTTAGAAGTTTATCAAGTCGAAGGTGCAGAAGAGCCAGATAGCTACTGGCTAACGATTGATGCTACACAACTCACTCCTGAACAAATAGAAATTCTGATTGGTTCAGAAGGCAGTGTACTTGATGCAATTCAATACTTAGCAAACGCAACGCTGAACTTAAATCAATCGCCAGCCGACCAAGCGTCATACACCGTTGAGTTAGATGGTTATCGCGTACGTCGTCAAGCAGAAGTGCAAGCGATCGCCCAAGCAGCTGCTGAACAAGTTCGCGCTTCGGGGCAAGAAGTCGAAATCAAATCGCTCTCATCAGCAGAGCGCCGTCAAGTTCATACGTTCTTGAAAACTTTTCCAGATTTAGAAACCTTTAGTAAAGGTAAGGAGCCACACCGACATTTAGTAGTGCGCCAGCTGCAATAG
- the yidC gene encoding membrane protein insertase YidC has protein sequence MDFGIGFLSNNVMLPILDFFYGIVPSYGLAIVALTLVIRFALYPLSAGSIRNMRRTRITQPLMQKRVKEIQERHKDNPAKLQEEMSAVYKEFGNPLSGCLPVLLQMPVLFALFATLRGSPFSDVNYTVNLQILPQEQIERIQPKAFATSPQNIYIADGEHYRISAILPSGNNLAVGEKTKIEFQTVEGKPLQELVAQHPESSITPHWKITKGQERVQIDEAGNITALQPGDATIQGTIPGIASEKGFLFIDALGRVGAFDADGTIHWDIVAMVIGFGLSLYLNQVLSGQGASGNPQQDTVNKITPVIFSGMFLFFPLPAGVLMYMLIANIFQTLQTFIVSREPLPENLQKIVAASETKESEAKGRESLPFEPGRSKKKASG, from the coding sequence ATGGATTTTGGTATCGGGTTTCTTTCTAACAACGTAATGCTGCCGATCCTGGATTTCTTCTATGGGATCGTGCCAAGCTATGGATTAGCGATCGTGGCGTTAACACTCGTCATTCGCTTTGCACTCTACCCTCTCAGTGCTGGCTCGATTCGCAATATGCGGCGCACGCGAATCACGCAACCTTTAATGCAGAAGCGGGTAAAAGAAATTCAGGAGCGCCACAAAGACAATCCTGCCAAGTTGCAGGAAGAAATGAGCGCGGTGTACAAAGAATTTGGTAATCCGCTGTCTGGGTGCTTACCCGTGCTGCTGCAAATGCCAGTATTATTTGCTTTGTTCGCCACGCTACGCGGTTCGCCGTTTTCGGATGTCAACTATACTGTCAACCTGCAAATCCTGCCTCAGGAACAAATCGAACGGATTCAACCAAAAGCCTTTGCGACTTCACCGCAAAACATCTACATTGCAGATGGCGAACATTATCGCATTAGCGCGATTCTTCCTAGCGGTAACAATTTAGCAGTCGGCGAAAAAACAAAGATCGAATTTCAAACTGTAGAAGGCAAGCCACTGCAAGAGTTGGTTGCTCAACATCCAGAATCGAGTATTACACCCCACTGGAAGATCACAAAAGGTCAAGAGCGGGTACAAATCGACGAAGCAGGCAATATTACAGCATTGCAACCAGGCGATGCGACAATTCAAGGGACAATTCCAGGAATTGCTTCTGAGAAGGGCTTTCTGTTTATTGATGCTTTGGGGAGAGTAGGCGCTTTTGATGCTGATGGCACAATTCACTGGGATATTGTGGCGATGGTGATTGGCTTTGGTTTAAGCTTGTACCTCAACCAAGTGCTTTCCGGTCAAGGTGCCTCAGGTAATCCACAACAGGATACAGTCAATAAAATCACTCCGGTCATTTTTTCGGGGATGTTTTTGTTTTTCCCGTTACCTGCGGGAGTCTTGATGTATATGCTCATTGCGAACATCTTCCAAACGTTGCAGACTTTTATTGTTTCCCGCGAACCTCTGCCAGAAAACCTGCAAAAAATTGTAGCGGCATCCGAAACAAAAGAATCAGAAGCCAAAGGGCGTGAATCACTTCCTTTTGAGCCAGGACGTTCTAAGAAAAAAGCTTCAGGGTAG
- a CDS encoding YceD family protein translates to MEAIYVPQLLKAPKKTETIQVQEFLQDLETLTPVRGWLKVKHCGNYLEVSAAAETIITLTCHRCLQQYNHRLVVDTLEIIWLDEAAEQTDTLLVEREIAMEDLVETLPPRGFFEPSQWLYEQLCLELPQRQLCDVKCSGIQPENNDAATVLIDKRWASLQALKKDL, encoded by the coding sequence ATGGAAGCCATTTATGTTCCGCAGCTACTGAAAGCGCCAAAGAAAACTGAGACAATCCAAGTTCAGGAGTTCTTGCAAGACTTAGAAACACTGACACCTGTTCGTGGTTGGTTAAAAGTAAAGCATTGCGGCAATTATTTAGAAGTGTCTGCCGCTGCTGAAACCATCATCACGCTAACGTGCCATCGCTGCCTGCAACAATACAATCATCGTTTGGTTGTCGATACTTTAGAGATTATCTGGTTAGACGAAGCTGCTGAACAAACAGATACACTTTTAGTCGAGCGAGAAATCGCGATGGAAGACTTGGTAGAAACATTGCCACCGCGCGGTTTTTTCGAGCCTAGTCAGTGGCTTTACGAGCAGTTATGTCTAGAACTGCCGCAAAGGCAATTATGCGACGTCAAATGCTCAGGAATTCAACCAGAAAATAATGATGCGGCAACGGTACTTATTGACAAACGCTGGGCTTCGCTGCAAGCTCTAAAGAAAGACCTTTAA
- a CDS encoding NAD(P) transhydrogenase subunit alpha encodes MTEALLAALFVFVLASFTGFEVINKVPPTLHTPLMSGANAISGIAVIGAILVSGANEGSVSVILGLIAVVLATINVVGGFLVTDRMLQMFKKKEVKA; translated from the coding sequence ATGACAGAAGCATTACTTGCCGCTTTGTTTGTATTTGTTTTGGCATCTTTTACGGGATTTGAGGTGATCAATAAAGTCCCACCAACACTACATACACCTTTGATGTCTGGCGCGAATGCAATTTCAGGCATTGCGGTAATCGGCGCGATTCTAGTTTCAGGTGCCAATGAAGGAAGCGTATCGGTAATTTTAGGCTTAATCGCCGTTGTGCTAGCAACCATCAACGTTGTAGGTGGTTTTCTAGTAACAGATCGGATGTTGCAAATGTTTAAGAAAAAAGAGGTGAAAGCGTGA
- the rnpA gene encoding ribonuclease P protein component: MALHKANRLQSRHNFRAVFREGIRRNGSHITLRALQRKTKQMVNTASGNLQQSELMEVPTRLGISVSTKVSKRAVVRNRIKRQIRAAFRSLLPRIAPGWLLVVIVHPSAVQAQCDYGQFLQELEQLLTEAEVIDGHS, encoded by the coding sequence GTGGCTTTACACAAAGCAAATCGACTGCAAAGTCGGCACAATTTCCGAGCCGTGTTTCGGGAAGGAATCCGCCGTAATGGTTCGCACATAACGCTTAGAGCCTTACAGCGGAAAACTAAGCAGATGGTTAACACTGCTAGTGGAAATCTTCAGCAATCTGAGTTAATGGAAGTACCAACGCGTCTGGGTATTTCAGTAAGCACAAAAGTGAGTAAACGCGCTGTGGTTCGCAATCGGATCAAGCGTCAAATTCGAGCAGCTTTCCGCAGTTTATTACCGCGAATCGCGCCTGGATGGTTACTGGTGGTGATTGTACACCCGTCAGCGGTACAAGCTCAGTGCGATTACGGTCAATTTCTGCAAGAATTAGAGCAGTTGTTGACCGAAGCTGAGGTGATAGATGGGCATTCGTGA